Proteins encoded together in one Lathyrus oleraceus cultivar Zhongwan6 chromosome 5, CAAS_Psat_ZW6_1.0, whole genome shotgun sequence window:
- the LOC127080159 gene encoding putative F-box/LRR-repeat protein 9, translated as MTSFSIPATNPNWLELPKKITANILKRLDTVEILTSARNVCPYWWNICKDTLMWRTIRMSDIHILHYNSSNLSKICCYAVDKSCGGLQDIYIKYFGNDDLLKYVADRASQLRRLRIEDCPRSLSKEGLSDAVKKFPLLEELHISKCHLLHTASFDTIGQSCPLLKSLKLESFLAENEACDRQAFGIAGKMPGLCHLEILKNNLSNEGLIAILDGCPLLESLDIRGCLHLDLSESIWQRCKKQVKDLRLPADYIDEQDDTCGDIHLNSNICCV; from the exons ATGACGTCGTTTTCAATCCCAGCTACAAACCCAAACTGGCTCGAACTTCCCAAAAAAATAACAGCAAACATCCTCAAGAGACTTGACACTGTTGAAATTCTTACCAGCGCACGCAATGTTTGTCCTTATTGGTGGAACATTTGCAAAGACACTCTCATGTGGCGTACTATTCGCATGAGCGATATTCACATATTACATTATAATTCTTCTAACTTATCCAAGATTTGTTGCTACGCAGTGGACAAAAGTTGCGGTGGTCTCCAGGATATTTATATTAAATATTTTGGAAATGATGATCTCCTCAAATATGTAGCAGATAG GGCGAGTCAGTTACGACGCTTAAGGATTGAAGATTGCCCGAGATCATTGTCAAAAGAAGGGTTGAGTGATGCTGTAAAGAAATTTCCACTGTTAGAAGAGCTTCATATTTCAAAATGCCACCTCCTCCATACAGCTTCTTTTGATACTATTGGTCAATCTTGCCCTCTTTTAAAATCGTTAAAACTTGAAAGTTTTTTGGCTGAAAATGAAGCATGTGATCGTCAGGCTTTTGGTATAGCTGGAAAAATGCCTGGACTGTGTCATCTTGAAATTTTGAAAAATAATCTTTCTAATGAGGGATTGATTGCAATTCTTGATGGATGCCCTCTTCTTGAGTCTCTTGACATTAGAGGATGTTTGCATTTGGATTTGAGTGAAAGTATATGGCAAAGATGCAAGAAACAGGTCAAAGACTTACGCCTTCCTGCTGATTATATAGATGAGCAGGATGATACTTGTGGTGATATTCATCTTAACAGCAACATTTGTTGTGTCTAA